The following are encoded in a window of Gossypium raimondii isolate GPD5lz chromosome 13, ASM2569854v1, whole genome shotgun sequence genomic DNA:
- the LOC105783066 gene encoding uncharacterized protein LOC105783066, giving the protein MTSAVEINGEQLVNALPDLSIQDQIEVKKKGAVVEEGCENHSGICAICLDKIILQETALVKGCEHAYCVTCILQWATYSQMPTCPQCKHPFEFLDVHRSLDGRIHDYMFEESVCLLLRATWFKPLIVLEEREEVYDNLESYYDYYPYEDEDDEEDEVYYTNSPSLRIGNRRWGDSGYVRSGRQEARPVQRSNFQDSTGAGSSCEPKNKETTKSTLGRRAKRTLKREAANKAAAEKHQEHLMSSRQK; this is encoded by the exons atgaCTTCAGCTGTCGAGATCAACGGTGAACAACTAGTTAACGCTCTTCCCGATCTCTCGATTCAAGATCAg ATTGAAGTGAAGAAGAAAGGGGCTGTTGTTGAAGAAGGTTGCGAAAATCACAGTGGAATATGCGCGATTTGTTTAGATAAGATAATATTGCAGGAAACTGCACTCGTGAAGGGTTGCGAGCATGCTTACTG TGTGACGTGCATCCTTCAATGGGCAACATACAGTCAGATGCCCACTTGCCCTCAGTGTAAACATCCATTTGAGTTCCTAGATGTTCATCGTTCGCTCGATGGCAG AATCCATGACTACATGTTCGAGGAAAGTGTTTGCTTACTTCTTAGAGCCACATGGTTTAAACCATTGATTGTGCTGGAGGAACGCGAAGAGGTGTATGATAATCTGGAAagttattatgattattatccTTACGAAGATGAGGacgatgaagaagatgaagtttATTACACCAATTCACCGAGTCTCCGCATCGGCAATCGGAGATGGGGTGATAGTGGATACGTAAGGTCAGGGCGCCAAGAAGCCAGGCCTGTTCAACGATCCAATTTCCAGGACTCCACTGGTGCCGGGTCCTCATGCGAGCCTAAGAATAAAGAAACCACAAAAAGTACATTGGGGAGACGAGCAAAGAGAACGCTCAAACGTGAGGCTGCCAATAAGGCTGCTGCAGAAAAACATCAAGAGCATTTGATGAGTTCGAGGCAGAAGTGA
- the LOC105783063 gene encoding AT-hook motif nuclear-localized protein 17 encodes MADMIGVISLSQAPNYSSDDDSSSENAPLSGGSVSGYVGVNGSGGDGSGSSKSKTPTAMVIDDHHPQPRAPSSGATARKPRGRPVGSRNRPKPAAVTARDGGSSVVQPAVLEITAGADIIETIISFARRNRVGVSVVSATGSVMNVTLRHPLFNAPSFSLHGSYGLLAMSGSFMAFNGAPSSSNRTPQSTFGVTLAGTQGQLSGGLVWGRLMVATEATVVLNTFVNPALHRQLPFEVEDRRHQDMIMPSLRGNNGAVLGGLSSLGGSHGVGVGSGLGGGGGLGLRGSVGGGANGFRPAYGVAAVPLPMNGQSQMSSDVLQWGPSPRPY; translated from the coding sequence ATGGCGGATATGATTGGAGTTATCTCTCTTTCTCAAGCCCCTAACTACTCTTCCGACGATGATTCCTCGTCGGAAAACGCCCCTTTGAGCGGAGGATCTGTCTCCGGCTACGTTGGAGTCAATGGCAGTGGTGGTGATGGTAGTGGGTCTTCCAAGTCTAAGACTCCTACTGCAATGGTCATTGATGATCACCACCCTCAGCCAAGGGCTCCGTCATCGGGAGCCACCGCTAGGAAGCCAAGAGGAAGACCTGTTGGATCCAGAAACAGGCCCAAACCAGCGGCTGTTACTGCTAGGGACGGTGGTTCATCTGTGGTGCAGCCTGCGGTCTTGGAGATCACTGCTGGTGCTGATATTATCGAAACTATTATCAGCTTTGCTCGAAGGAACCGTGTCGGCGTTTCTGTTGTTAGCGCCACTGGTTCCGTCATGAACGTCACGCTCCGTCATCCTCTTTTTAACGCGCCGTCTTTCTCACTTCATGGATCTTATGGATTACTCGCTATGTCTGGCTCTTTCATGGCCTTTAACGGTGCTCCTTCGTCTTCCAACAGGACACCACAATCAACTTTTGGTGTAACTCTTGCAGGTACCCAAGGTCAACTTTCTGGTGGGTTAGTGTGGGGGAGGCTGATGGTGGCGACGGAGGCGACTGTGGTGTTGAACACTTTCGTCAACCCTGCTCTTCATAGGCAACTCCCATTTGAAGTTGAAGATCGTCGTCATCAAGACATGATCATGCCTAGTCTTCGTGGTAACAATGGTGCCGTACTCGGCGGCTTAAGCAGCTTAGGTGGCAGTCACGGTGTCGGAGTCGGCTCCGGCCTAGGTGGCGGTGGCGGCCTCGGCCTCCGCGGTTCTGTTGGTGGTGGTGCAAATGGGTTCCGCCCTGCTTATGGCGTTGCAGCAGTACCCCTTCCAATGAATGGCCAGAGCCAGATGTCTTCTGATGTTTTGCAATGGGGTCCTTCCCCACGTCCTTACTGA
- the LOC105783750 gene encoding signal peptide peptidase, producing MKNCERLANLALAGLTLAPLVVKVDPNLNVILTACLAVYVGCYRSVKPTPPLETMSKEHAMRFPFIGSAMLLSLFLLFKFLSKDLVNAVLTCYFFVLGTVALSATILPAMKRFLPKHWNEDLIIWRFPYFRSLEIEFTRSQIIAAIPGSFFCAWYASQKHWLANNILGLAFCIQGIEMLSLGSFKTGAILLTGLFVYDILWVFFTPVMVSVAKSFDAPIKLLFPTADSARPFSMLGLGDIVIPGIFVALALRFDASRGKESQYFKSAFSGYTVGLVLTIIVMNWFQAAQPALLYIVPAVMGFLALHCIWNREVKPLLEFDESNTEIKSQEGSTDEYSKKVE from the exons ATGAAGAACTGTGAAAGACTCGCTAATTTAGCTTTagcag GGTTGACGTTGGCACCACTTGTTGTGAAGGTGGACCCTAACTTGAATGTTATTTTGACTGCATGCCTCGCAGTATATGTGGGCTGCTATCGTTCTGTCAAGCCAACTCCACCATTG GAGACAATGTCTAAAGAGCATGCTATGCGTTTTCCGTTCATTGGGAGTGCGATGCTGTTATCACTTTTCTTACTGTTCAAGTTCTTATCAAAAGACTTGGTTAATGCAGTATTGACATGCTATTTCTTTGTGCTAGGAACTGTTGCCCTTTC GGCAACAATATTGCCTGCCATGAAACGCTTCTTGCCAAAGCATTGGAATGAGGACCTTATCATTTGGCGTTTTCCATACTTCCGAT CTTTGGAGATTGAGTTCACAAGGTCTCAGATCATAGCTGCAATTCCTGGATCCTTTTTCTGTGCATGGTACGCTTCACAGAAGCATTGGCTGGCTAATAATATTCTGGGTCTCGCTTTCTGCATTCAG GGAATTGAAATGCTTTCTCTTGGATCTTTTAAGACTGGCGCCATTCTCTTG ACTGGGCTTTTTGTATACGATATATTATGGGTTTTTTTCACTCCCGTGATGGTTAGTGTTGCAAAGTCTTTTGATGCTCCTATAAAG CTTTTGTTCCCAACAGCAGACTCTGCACGACCGTTTTCCATGCTTGGACTTGGTGACATTGTAATTCCTG GTATTTTTGTAGCGCTAGCTTTAAGATTTGATGCATCTAGGGGGAAAGAGAGCCAGTATTTTAAGAGTGCATTTTCTGGATACACAGTGGGATTGGTCCTTACAATTATCGTCATGAATTGGTTTCAAGCTGCACAG CCTGCACTTTTGTATATTGTACCAGCTGTTATGGGATTCTTGGCTCTTCACTGTATATGGAACAGAGAAGTCAAACCG
- the LOC105783065 gene encoding uncharacterized protein LOC105783065, whose amino-acid sequence MEAIQHRMVEVNGINIHIAEKGKGPVILFLHGFPELWYSWRHQILALSNMGYRTVAPDLRGYGDSDIPESVDSYTCFHIVGDLVELIDVLDPHERKVFVVGHDWGAILAWFLCLFRPDKVKALVNLSVPFLRFDRNIKPVELWRAYYGSDHYISRFQEYGEIEGEFAWVSTDRVEKEFLTDFPVLLPKGKLFKRPLDEPITLPSWLSEEEANYYVTQFQKTGFTGPLNFYRNLDRNWELLKPWVGCKIETPAKFLMGDKDLVYHVPGMKDYIHNGGFQEDVPGLKEVVVLEGVDHFISMEKPSEVNQYILDFFSQFH is encoded by the exons ATGGAAGCGATACAGCACCGAATGGTTGAGGTGAATGGCATAAACATTCACATAGCTGAAAAAGGTAAAGGTCCGGTCATCCTTTTCCTCCATGGCTTCCCTGAGCTTTGGTACTCATGGCGTCACCAAATCCTCGCTTTATCTAACATGGGTTACCGAACCGTTGCTCCCGATTTGAGAGGTTACGGCGACTCGGATATTCCAGAGTCAGTCGACAGTTACACTTGTTTCCACATAGTCGGCGATCTAGTGGAGTTGATAGACGTGCTGGATCCGCATGAACGGAAGGTGTTCGTGGTAGGGCATGACTGGGGAGCCATACTAGCATGGTTTTTGTGTCTGTTTAGGCCTGATAAAGTGAAAGCATTGGTGAATTTAAGTGTGCCGTTTTTGAGGTTTGATCGGAATATCAAGCCTGTTGAACTTTGGAGAGCTTATTATGGCAGTGATCATTACATCTCTAGATTTCAG GAATATGGAGAAATAGAAGGTGAATTTGCATGGGTTAGTACGGATAGAGTCGAGAAGGAATTTCTTACTGATTTTCCGGTGCTGTTACCAAAAGGGAAACTATTTAAACGTCCATTGGATGAACCAATTACATTGCCTAGTTGGTTATCTGAGGAAGAAGCCAATTACTACGTCACCCAATTCCAGAAAACGGGCTTCACTGGTCCACTCAACTTCTACAGAAATTTAGACAG AAACTGGGAACTATTGAAACCATGGGTGGGTTGTAAGATCGAAACACCAGCCAAGTTCTTGATGGGGGATAAGGATCTGGTTTACCATGTGCCTGGTATGAAGGATTACATTCACAACGGTGGGTTCCAAGAAGATGTGCCAGGTTTGAAGGAAGTGGTGGTGCTGGAAGGTGTTGACCATTTCATCAGCATGGAGAAACCAAGCGAGGTCAACCAATACATTCTCGACTTTTTTAGCCAGTTTCATTGA